The nucleotide window TTTGGACTCATGGCTatgtcccacaagaaaacaaacataccacAAAAGCATGGGTAATATTTGGGGATGGACATTGGCCACCAAAAGACTATCCAAGGACCCCCGAGATCACTTATTTAGtctggtgtagtggcacacgcctttaatcccagcattcaggaagcaggagcaggcagatctctgggagttccaggccagtcaggggtaCAGAATGATaccttgtttcaaataaataaataaataaaaattactagtcttgggtaattaaaaattaaaatactttcagaagttgtttgaataaagatattttagacGGGTGGTGGTGCTCGACTTTGATCCCAGcttttgggaagcagaggcaggggcatctctgtgagtcggaggccagcatggtctacaagagctagttccaggacagcctccaaagccacagagaaaccctgtctcggaaaataaaccaaaaaatgtaTTAAGTATTTATTTCCCACTACATTATTGTTATGTTactttacttacttacttaattACTTATACTTTTGGATTTTTCAGATTGGAAGGATTTAGTTTTTAATGTTCATTAAAGTATGATTTTATGTAATACCAAAAATCATCTAAAATAACATGAGACTGCTTATTAATGGTAGAAAGACACCCTGTATCATTTCTCCAAGACACTGGGAGGAGCAGTGaattgaggctccctctctgCAGAGCTACAGAAAGTGTGCAAAGCTTTTGAGGCCAACATATAATGCCTTGTGTCATGATGGTTATGTTATGGTCACTGCGCTTTAAAGAAGATTTATTATTTAGTATGTTTAATGTGTAAGCATCTAGGGCATGTGTATGCAGTTACCCATGGAGGACAAAATAGGGTGTCCAGTTTTTggagatggaattacaggcaatgaTGAACTGCCTGGCATGGTGCTTGAAACaggactctggtcctctggaagagaagcaaatgctctgaactgctgagccatctctccagccaaccACCTCATTCTTTAgtagggtttgtctatcttaaaCCCCAAGCCATATCTATCAAGCCTTGCACAGCCTTCCATGCTAATGCATGTTAAAAAATTTTATGCTGTAGTATCATTATTAAACCCAATGGGAGTCATATGCATCTTGAAGGTAAAGGTTTTAGAagcattttttctctttgtattgtCCTTTTGGAATAGTGGTAAAGTATTTGCTGGAAGAATGACAATAAGAAATTCTGAATGTAGTTTTGGGCTAAAGAGATAGCTTATCAGCTTAGGGTATTGCTggtgttccagaggacctgagcttgggtCCAGAAACCCACAGCTTCTAACTCCTGGTACAAGAGATCTGACtcccacttctgacctccatgggcacacacacacacacacacacacacacacacacacacacacacacacactcactcacgcattcacacacacacacacacacacacacacacacacacacacactgataagtGTAAaggaataaatctttaaataccTTTTTTACATGTTTGTAGCTATACAAAAGTAACAATTAACTGCTAGTTGTGTAGTCAATAGGAACTGAATAAGGAGAAAGCTTATTGGAGCAGAGGAACCAAAGCTTCTTAAAAATTCAATAGTTATAGTGCCATCAAGGGACATTGAGAATACTTACCAAGGTCCTAATGCCACCCAGCCCCATTTTACAGGTCAAGAGTAGAAGGTCTGCGAAAGTTCCTGTACCTCAACCATTTAACACAACCACTAAGGAGTTGTTCTTCCTTCCCAACAATAAGCACATTGGCAAGTTGCTGGCCTCATTTTGAAAATCGTCTGAGTTAAAATGCAAAGTCAAAAAATAAATGGCGCTTGTGAATAATGAACAAGGAGAGACTCTGTGGTCACATTTGTACACAACACACAGGATAACTTCTTTAAGGGGTAAAGAAAGGCCTCCTTTAGGGTTAAAGAGGCACCACATTTGGCCAGAAGTTGGAAAACTCCTTTGATCTGGATGGTGATGAACAAAGCATGGCTCTGGACTCAACCCAAGTGATGAACACATCACTAAACAGGCCCAACAAGAAGTCAGAGAGCTTTTGAGGACAGCACATGAAAGATGACTGTCTCACCCAGATGTGTATTTAGAGCCCTTCCTCAAGGTAAATTGGGATAAAGACTTATCTTGGAGACCTCAGAAACCAGGCAGTTACTAGACTATGCTGTCATCAGACACACTTAAAAAGTTAGTCTTCAATGGCTTCTTAAAAATCTTCCAAGTCTTAGACATAGAATAGGACAGAGCTAAGCAATGCCTTGGATTCTCTCCTTTCTGTGATACTACAGAACACTCAACGTGAATGGCAAGAGCCCTGCTAACCTCTGAGGTATACACAAGGCACAAGATTTActagaaatacttaaaaaatatgaCCAACTTAATATATTTTCCTGTGTGGTTAACTTTCCACTTacttattttgttacatttatttcccTTCTGACCTGTGTGTGAGTGGGTATATACACAGGTGGAAGCTAGAGAAAAATTAGGACTTGGTTCGGTCTTTATGTCACATGGGTCCCCAGAATCAAAGTGCCATAGGTACCTTTTCTCCCTGAGCCACCCCACAGACCATGCAAGATCATACTATGTATAACCAATAAGCGCTGGCATCCTGACCATACTAAAAGTGGAGTGAGAAGAACAAAGACACATTTATTCAGCTGATCTCATAGAACGGTCATGCATTTAAGCTTCATGTTAAATACATACCATTTTCTATGATATTATAGTAGCTATGGGGCTGAGGAAATCCGAGTGGGTGGAACACTTGCCAGGCATACCAGAGCCCCAACAATGGGGTTGTAGAAGCACACAGGACAAGCATCCTAGATGTAGAGCTGATGGATCAGGATTTGAACCTCATCCTCAGCCAGATAGAGGCCTTCCTGGATGATATTAAACCCCAACTTGACCCGGAACAAACAGCAAGATGGCTTGAGGGCAGTGGGAGATAAAGGTGCCTGCCATCAAGCCTGGagtcctgagttccatctctgggacctacatggtgggaggagaggactATATTCTTTGTTCCCATGACAACCTCTTGGACACTGGGTGCTGATAGAAATAAATACCAGGAAAGCACAGGTATACATATTGTAAATAGCAGGGGTCAGGCCTGAATGAGATGGGCGGGCACGGCTCACCTTCACGAAACTCATTCGAATAGTGCACATTTTGGTGAGTTCATACACGGTCTCAAAACCATGGTTCACAGACTGTGCCAGTATCTGAGCAAACTTTTGGTTGTTGAAAATTTTCACGCTACACCCACTGGGGATCTTGCAGACAGTGGTGGGATGAAACCCATGATGGTAGTTGCAGTTCCGACTCTGCACAAAGATGCTGCTGTCACTCAGGCATTCGACACACACTTCTCCTCCAACATAGTACAGGTGGACACCTGTGACAGGACAGACCATATCATTCATAGGCTGAAAGGCACCCAGGCAGAGTCAAATTTGGCCACTCACATAGCCGTTCTGACAGACATCTAGCTAACTATGTTATGCTTGTGATAACCAGTGTGTTCAGGAACAAACAAgtctctcaaaaataataatggttgacattttcattttggtatttAATGTCCTGCTTAACCAGAGTTGAAGGTATACGTACACTCTAAAAATAGAGCACAATAAAACCTGCAGTTTCCTGGGGTATCCTGTGTGCTTAAAGTCTTCTGCATTTATGCCAAGGCTAAATTGTTCAGaaaacttcagagagagagagggaaggatcaATAAACACGGaggaatgaaactcaggttgaAGAATTGCTGCTGGAGGCTGTAAGACATGAGGTCTAGTTAAAAACAGACACCTTTTAAATAGTAAAAAAGTACTGTGTGAGAAAGGAACTCACTGAAATaagtattaaaaacaataattgaaaACTTCTTACAACTTAGAATGCTGGGAGACCAGGCAATAACCCACCTTCtcagagagaaggaggcagagacctgGATCCCCAACTATTAAAGCtggaaaaggagagaaccaattctgcaaatttgtcctctgactgctaTTGCCCCActatcaacacaaaataaacaaatcaaatctTCAAAAAGGAAGATGGACCCTCTGGCTAAGCCTCATGAGAGAGTAAGAAGAGGCTAGCAAGCAGGCAGCTAGTGTGGCTTTGAGCCGTGAAGGTGACCCTGGAAAGGCTTAGTAGAAAACGCTAGTGTGACTGTCTGAGTACACACCATTTGGCATTTCTACAGACACAAAAGGCTAAGACTCCAGTATCAGCTCTATCCACTGTGGTAGAAATCCATTTAGTTTAGTGATATAAGGAGATACATTTAGgagaaaaatatagagaaaacttttttccattcatttatttagctcgaaataaagtcatgcacaattatgatatgtaatgcagtatgttcacaatagcatggctaaattaaaccaattaacatgttatatcacacatattcatcatttttgttttgagaacacttaaagtatactatctcacaacatttaaagtatagcatattgttatcaaccatatttatcatgctctcagtagacctcaagacatcacagagtccatgcctcttgtctaaatgcagttttatatccttaaaccaatcatttccccattgttaagaGACCcatattgaagcctaatagccacaattctgcttagagaaaacattttaggaagaaaaaaaaaccttttccctGATACCAAAAATGAtgacttttcattttagaaaattaagacaatGTTTGAAATATAAAGATGTGGAAAATATTGACATTCTTTCAGTGACAGAGGAAGTCTGCAGTACTGTGTCAGTTTTGGCAATCATTAAAGCCTGTGTTGCAAATCGAGCTCCACCCTTGTTAGGTTTCCTCTTTGAATCtaagaataaatgttaaaaatcttcTCAAATGTTTTCTCAAGCACCTATGAAAAATCACTGTTTTACCTGACTCATTGCTGTAGATGCTGATTCtctttttacttcatttatttacttagagaCATGGTCTCACATTGTAGttctggctttcctgaaactcaagagatcttcctgcctctgccttcccaatatATGCCACTCACTGATGACTTAAAGATGGAGGACCAACCAATTTACTGATCATGCAGATTTATACACTGTATAGTTAATTTTATTCTGCAGTTGATttttatattcaataaaaatagtttggggagaaacactttaaaacatgCAAACACCTTGATTCTCATAAAATTTatcttcatattttattcttaatacATTTAATTGTTCTATGTGTGCGTTATGTGTGCGTGAGGCATGTGCtatcacatgtgtggaggtcagattgGCTTTTTcctaccatgtggtcctgggtATAGAAATAAGTTTGTTAGGCTTGGCACAAgcccctttccccactgagccatcttacaagTCCTATTCTTACAACACTAATTACAAAGTGGTGATGTATGCATTCTAGTACTCAGTGTCAATTTAGCTTCCAAACTTGCCAATTAATTCACTTCTCTATTAGTATGGCAGTATCAATTAGGTTTACTTattggacaggatctcactgtgtatgtaGTGCAACCTGGCTTTGGATTCTTGATTTTCTGTTCCAGGAGttatgtgcaccactacacccagcagtCTCCTAAGATCCACTAATGCAGTTAATCACAGTAGCTTTTCATTATGTCTGGATCTGGAATCCAGTCTCAATTATGCACATatcaaaagtgattttttaataGCACCAACATTACCATGCAGAGGCTTTGCCTTTTCCAGAGTCACTCAACAGTACAACTATTGACATGATGTAGACTCTGCAGTAGGTGTCTTAAGTTACATGAGAAACCAAACTGTTGTTATATAAGGGAGCTTAGCATGCATGTTGCATGCATGATACACTACATTGTTTTATATAAGGGAACTGAGCATCCTTGGATTTTAGTCCTTAGGACCCCAGAACAAACCCGCCATGGACAGCTGTATCCTGAGAGGCAGCaacattttcagaaacttttcttcactttgtgtCATGTGAGATGCACCAGGCGCAGCTCATCACAGATTTGGAGGCAGCCAGTTTGCCTCAGTGGGGATAGATATCTGCAGCAATGATCTGGACACTAGATGTGCCTATTGCTCCTTTGTATCTTTGCCTTCTCAGCAGACAAGGTAGAAACTACATTCATATTCAGAGGGTATATAGATAGGCTCCCATACAGACACAAGAGCACAAGAGCATAAAACGTCATGTCATTAAATTATGATTTTACACTGACACTTCCAAGGAATGCCACACCCCTTCTTGATTGCCTGTTCCTTACTCCACAGGGAAAGCTAAGCTCTGAGCACTACCCACACATCTGGTCATTGACTTAatcacataataaatacatataaatgttatagaaatattttaatctaCCACTAGTAGTTTAGTCCCCTAAGAAAGATATTTGGGAtgttgagatggttcagtgggtagaggtgcttgccaccaagactgatgacttgagtttgattcctagtatccacatggcagaaggagagatctgacttctacaagctgtcctctgaccaaggtacttacacacacatacaggcatgcacacacaaacatggaataaataaatgtaagaattgttttaaaagatatttcacTTATAACAAAATATAGGACAGCGTAGTGCACCACAATAACACGGCAATGTCAGCTGGCACCTATCAATATCATAGGAGTTGGAAAACCACTAAGATCAATGATTGGAGCAATTTCTAGATAATATGAATTAGAAAGATACTTCAAACAGCAGCATCTGAACATTTGGCATTAGCCACAAGAACGATGGGGTCACttctagaggaagaaaagatgaacgtTTGCAGGAGGGGTAAAGGGACACGCACCTTTTCCAATATGTCGCCTGGTGTTTTCTATTGTGGAGTTCCGGTTAATGTTGGAGAGCAGCCCAAGGCAGAAACGGTTCTTGTTGTTGGAAGGATCAGTGTAACCATCCACCAACACGCTTGTGGAGGAGGCCTGGAATGTATCACCCACACGGTTGTTGAGCTCGTAGTACACAATAGAGCACCAGTGCATTGGTTCCTCATAAACAACAGCTTGAACATctgtaagaaggaaagaaatttgcTCACAGTTACTCCTGGAGCACCCCAACCAGAAACCACATTGTAAAACTGGCTGAGCACGGTGGAACTAAGACAGGGAGGGGCAACTACGAGGATCACATGGGTCATTTCTGTGAGATCCAATGTACTTCTTACTAAGGGCGGCATTCTCCTTTCATTGGGGAACTGGCAGAGATCCAATATACAAGCTCAGCAAGCAGGGAAACAGCACTTGCTGAATACAAATGACTTATAACTTGCTCATTAACATACAGAAATAATTGAAATCACTCCTGCTGGCACACTACCTACAAGAAACACAGTGACCAATGAGAAAGCAAGTGGCACAGCAACAGGAGGGGCCTGGAGATATGCCAATGGGGCTTGTGAGAAAGGAACTGCTTTTGGCAAAGCCATGGCAGACCTCTGCTTTCTCGAAGCCCTGAAAACGAACTTCTTCCTATCATGAAGAATCTGCTTGGCTTCACAAGAGCTAGTGATGGCTGAAGCTCCAGTTTTGCTATAGCTCAGGCAGAAACCATGCCAGCTGGCCATTCCTCCCGAATAAAATATATCTCTCTCTTCCAGACTCCATGCTTCAAGTCATGCCAAGCGGGTGTGTTTGTCTCTCCCTTCCCAGAATGGGCCAACAATAGAAACTACACAGGTTTACCAAGAGGATGCAGCTTGTTAGGCCCAATCTCTTAAGGCTGATGaatctcaaaacagaaaatgctTTCAGCCAAGAGGCTGGGAAAAGAGCCCTTTCTGCATCAAAACCTCTTATGCTTGCCTTTTGAGAGTCCAGGCACACAAACCACACCATTGCCAACTTGATCATTACTCTAATGAGTCTCATGGGGATTCAGTGTACAAAcataagaaatggaaagaaaatccaCCAGGactgggagatggagaaggagaaggaggaggaggaggaggagaaggaggaggaggagcaggagaaagACTTCCACATCCTTTTTTTTGATTgcttgtggttttttgagacacagtttctttgtagctttgtagaccaggcaggcctctaactcacagcGTTCAGCCTGCCTGTGCTTCTGAGTGCTGCCGTGTTCTTAACATAACCAGCcagttatttgttttatataagtAGTTTAGCTGAAAATATACTATTTCCCTTGTTTCTTTCCAGGCAATGCTTCCCTGTCTGCTGCTCTTCAAGGAGCAAAGCTTTAGTAATTCACAAGTGCCAAACCCCAGAGAAGGCTGTGTCATCTGTCACATAGGCCTTCTATCAGCTTTCAGCATTGTTAAAAATGCTattcatttggcttacatgtgGACACATTTTTCCTATAAAAGGCCAGGAAGATCTTGTGAGACATATGGTCTTTATCACAACTATTCCACTCTGCCTTTGTAACCACAACAACAGATAAAAAAACCTAGCCATAGATAAAATGTAACAAATGGGCAGTAGTGTGTtctaataaagctttatttacaaaaacagaaagtgGGCTGATCTGTGTGCAGGCTGTAGCTTGCTGACCCATGTTCTGGGAATCCACCACAGGTAACAACAGGAGAATAGTCAAAGTTTTTTCCTCTGAAAATACTACGTGATTTTTAAATGGCTCCAACTGGGAACATTTTTTAagctattttaaaggaaaaaaattaaaaataagtctctatTTGGGGGTAACAGAGATAATCTCATCATGACCATTACAGGCCCCACACAGGGTATCTTGCTCCccaaacaaaaattccaaaagTGTCCTAGGGGCTATTCTAAAGACGTGAAAACACATGAGCATATAAACAACAGATgtatttgttatgtaaaacagGACTCAGTCATTTCCTCCGACTATCTCAGTAAGCACAGAGATTTTTAACAACCTCCTGTGTATATAGGTATGTGAAACAGCCATACAAACCCATATTTATTAGTAACAAATCATAGACAGATGCATTTTAAACAGTTATttgatatatgtgcatatatgtatataaatgcatatatgataatatatatcaCTTACTCATTTATTGAAGGTGAAAGCAAATTAGTATGCTAAGGCCACAgatatgcttgtttatttttccataattaataaatcaTGGCTGATTATTCAACACTGGTCAACATACAGCATCTCAGATTGTCTTTAGAGGTGACTGACAGTTCAGTTTTCTAACCACCAGTGCTGGAAACTCACTTCACCTAACTACGTAACACAAAATGGCAGAGCACTGTGTACGGCCGTTTCAGAGACCAGTGGGAATCTGATACCTCCATATTCTATTCTGAGATCTCATATTGGACTGTGACAGAGTTTAAGTAAAAAGATGGGCTCTAGAGAATTCTTTGCATTAggcttaaaacaacagcaaaacgtTTTTTCCATGTTTCTCAAACAGCTACCTTTTTAAGGTCTAAATGAGTAAAAGTAACATTTGGACAGGACATACAGACAAAACTCTGACAACTCATTTTACCTCCTCTGTTGATCTCGGAGGGCAGTGCAGGTGCCATCATATTCGTGTCCATTGGCTGAGAGCCATCCTGGGCCATGGCGTCTTCAGGAGGCTGGTAAGCAGTTGTTGGTATATCAGCTacaaagtttgaaagaaaaaaaattacatgcttCAGGCACAGACTCTCCTCTGCACTGAGAGCTTTTGCGTATGATTAGGCCTCCTCAAGTGTAcacagatgtatgtgtgtgcacatgtatgcaggggtcagaggatagctttAGGTAAACATTTTACTTTTCCTTATAGTTGGGAACGGAGGAAGCAATAAAGCATGGATCACGTTTTAATTTCTGAAGGTACAACATGGATGCTGAAGTAAAATTTAATGTAAAGCACCTTAAGTGGCTCTATAAACATCCTGTCCCATCATTTTCCCTCACAAAAATATCCATGCATTTCATGATgatcttttatttatcgtgtCCCTCTTGATGTCGACTGGCAAGAGCTCTGGCACTAATATTTGAGATGCTTTTTTACTAACCTGTAATCTGAAAAGTGCAATCCTCTAATTAGTCACTATTTCACCATCCGTTATGactaaaacaggaaaataactgGTTTTTGTCTTTGCTAAGTTAAACAAGCAGGAAAGTAACAGGTTTTTGTCTTTGCTAAGTTAAACAAGCAGATGTTCTCCATCACTTCTGTTGCATTTCCTTGCTGTTAAAAGCATATTAACATATTTTTTGGAATTACATCACTGGCAAAATGAATCTAATTAAATGGGTCGGGCGGATACCCCAGTAATTAGCTCTTCTGCGGATGCATTGATAACAAGGGTTCTTCAATGTTGGAAAAGCTCGCCAAAGCCGCTTCTCAGAACAGCAGTGTATGTAATATGACATATTCCCCTTTCTTTTTATGGAGAGCAGAGACTGGAATAATTGTGCCACTCAAAGAAGGATGCAGCTGCTTCAAAACTTAACAGGACTCAAACAAGCCATCCTCTTCTCCAGCTGTATGTACAACTCCCTCCCTACATTGATATTCTTCAAGCACTGGTTCACCAGGATGTGCTCAGGGTTCCACCCACTGCGCCCCCGCCCCGCAGGCCACCCCTATCCACCTCCCCAAGGCAGGCAGCATCTCCGAATGCCCCCTCCTACCTGGCATCTGGAAAGGGCTGCCTGGGCCTGAGCTGGTGCGGGAGTGAGGGtaggtgctgctgctgctgctgctgcctggggAGTTGGGGTAGCTGCTGATGGACGAGTGGGGAAACGGGTGGGTGCTGGGCTGCCTGAAGGAATCTGGAAACGTGGCGTTCGGTGGCATGTGAGGCTCATTCTGTCCCAAGTTACGGAACTGTGCCAGAAGGCTGTGCTGAGGGTTGTACTCACTGTACCTGGGAACCAGCACGGGAGGAAGCACTggggacagaaagaaaacagagagacaaaTGAGAAAGGTTTAGTTTATATCCACTCTTTCTTAAAAACAGGCAGTGGACACAAAAGCCTTTGCAAATTATTCCTTAGTCTTTACTTTTACATGAATTATATAttccacaaaaatacaaaaggccTTTGGAGACCAACCTATTATTGGATGGTTGAGCTGGAAGTTTGCAGTCTACCCCTGGGGTCTGAAGTTCCTGTGAGAGAAAAGTCACCTGGCCATCCTGGGAAC belongs to Cricetulus griseus strain 17A/GY unplaced genomic scaffold, alternate assembly CriGri-PICRH-1.0 unplaced_scaffold_1, whole genome shotgun sequence and includes:
- the LOC113838725 gene encoding mothers against decapentaplegic homolog 1-like isoform X3 codes for the protein MNVTSLFSLTSPAVKRLLGWKQGDEEEKWAEKAVDALAKKLKKKKGTMEELEKVLSCPGQPSNCVTIPCSLDGRLQVSHRKGLPHVIYCRVWRWSDLQSHHELKPLDCCEFPFSSKQKEVCINPYHYRRVESPVLPPVLVPRYSEYNPQHSLLAQFRNLGQNEPHMPPNATFPDSFRQPSTHPFPHSSISSYPNSPGSSSSSSTYPHSRTSSGPGSPFQMPADIPTTAYQPPEDAMAQDGSQPMDTNMMAPALPSEINRGDVQAVVYEEPMHWCSIVYYELNNRVGDTFQASSTSVLVDGYTDPSNNKNRFCLGLLSNINRNSTIENTRRHIGKGVHLYYVGGEVCVECLSDSSIFVQSRNCNYHHGFHPTTVCKIPSGCSVKIFNNQKFAQILAQSVNHGFETVYELTKMCTIRMSFVKGWGAKYHRQDVTGTPCWNEIHLHGPLQWLDKVLTQMGSPHNPISSVS
- the LOC113838725 gene encoding mothers against decapentaplegic homolog 1-like isoform X1, with translation MNVTSLFSLTSPAVKRLLGWKQGDEEEKWAEKAVDALAKKLKKKKGTMEELEKVLSCPGQPSNCVTIPCSLDGRLQVSHRKGLPHVIYCRVWRWSDLQSHHELKPLDCCEFPFSSKQKEVCINPYHYRRVESPVLPPVLVPRYSEYNPQHSLLAQFRNLGQNEPHMPPNATFPDSFRQPSTHPFPHSSISSYPNSPGSSSSSSTYPHSRTSSGPGSPFQMPDVQAVVYEEPMHWCSIVYYELNNRVGDTFQASSTSVLVDGYTDPSNNKNRFCLGLLSNINRNSTIENTRRHIGKGVHLYYVGGEVCVECLSDSSIFVQSRNCNYHHGFHPTTVCKIPSGCSVKIFNNQKFAQILAQSVNHGFETVYELTKMCTIRMSFVKGWGAKYHRQDVTGTPCWNEIHLHGPLQWLDKVLTQMGSPHNPISSVS
- the LOC113838725 gene encoding mothers against decapentaplegic homolog 1-like isoform X2 gives rise to the protein MNVTSLFSLTSPAVKRLLGWKQGDEEEKWAEKAVDALAKKLKKKKGTMEELEKVLSCPGQPSNCVTIPCSLDGRLQVSHRKGLPHVIYCRVWRWSDLQSHHELKPLDCCEFPFSSKQKEVCINPYHYRRVESPVLPPVLVPRYSEYNPQHSLLAQFRNLGQNEPHMPPNATFPDSFRQPSTHPFPHSSISSYPNSPGSSSSSSTYPHSHVQAVVYEEPMHWCSIVYYELNNRVGDTFQASSTSVLVDGYTDPSNNKNRFCLGLLSNINRNSTIENTRRHIGKGVHLYYVGGEVCVECLSDSSIFVQSRNCNYHHGFHPTTVCKIPSGCSVKIFNNQKFAQILAQSVNHGFETVYELTKMCTIRMSFVKGWGAKYHRQDVTGTPCWNEIHLHGPLQWLDKVLTQMGSPHNPISSVS